One Brachybacterium kimchii genomic window carries:
- the holA gene encoding DNA polymerase III subunit delta, with protein sequence MADVAWHSVDLAPVVLVHGTEPLIAARALERLKALARERDPEVAIHEIGGESAVAGALAQVTSPSLFGEGRFVLVPDLQSAPESLVNEVSSYIQSPEDDVTLVLVHRGGNRGKKLLDALKKAGVQRVAADPLKRAGDKQTFVTAEFTRAGRRIQPDAAAALVDAFGTDLSELAAISRQLIEDTTPEGGQQAAPVTLEHVRGVTAGRVETTAFAVADATIAGREAEALVLLQQARLAGADPVPLVAAMASKMRGLAKVSTPGASARSLGMPEWMVKNLSRDARGWSDRSLAHALNAVAQADHEVKGAGRDPQWSVQRMIIEISRARRTR encoded by the coding sequence ATGGCCGACGTCGCCTGGCACAGCGTCGACCTCGCGCCCGTGGTGCTCGTCCACGGGACGGAGCCGCTGATCGCCGCGCGCGCCCTCGAGCGGCTGAAGGCCCTCGCGCGCGAGAGGGATCCGGAGGTCGCGATCCACGAGATCGGCGGCGAGAGTGCCGTCGCCGGCGCACTCGCCCAGGTCACGAGCCCGTCCCTGTTCGGCGAAGGCCGTTTCGTCCTCGTGCCCGACCTGCAGTCCGCGCCCGAGTCGCTCGTCAACGAGGTCAGCAGCTACATCCAGTCCCCGGAGGACGACGTCACCCTGGTGCTCGTCCACCGCGGCGGGAACCGCGGCAAGAAGCTTCTGGACGCCCTGAAGAAGGCCGGGGTCCAGCGCGTCGCTGCCGATCCGCTCAAGCGCGCCGGCGACAAGCAGACCTTCGTCACCGCCGAGTTCACCCGCGCCGGACGCCGCATCCAGCCCGACGCCGCGGCCGCGCTCGTCGACGCCTTCGGCACCGACCTCTCGGAGCTCGCCGCCATCAGCCGCCAGCTCATCGAGGACACCACCCCGGAGGGCGGCCAGCAGGCGGCGCCCGTCACCCTCGAGCACGTGCGCGGGGTGACGGCCGGGCGGGTGGAGACCACCGCCTTCGCCGTCGCCGATGCCACCATCGCCGGACGCGAGGCCGAGGCCCTCGTGCTGCTGCAGCAGGCCCGCCTGGCCGGCGCCGACCCGGTGCCGCTCGTCGCGGCGATGGCCTCGAAGATGCGGGGCCTCGCGAAGGTCTCCACCCCCGGCGCCTCCGCACGCAGCCTCGGCATGCCCGAGTGGATGGTCAAGAACCTCTCCCGCGACGCGCGCGGATGGAGCGACCGCTCGCTCGCCCACGCACTGAACGCCGTCGCCCAGGCGGATCACGAGGTCAAGGGCGCGGGCAGGGACCCGCAGTGGTCCGTGCAGCGCATGATCATCGAGATCTCGCGCGCCCGACGCACCCGCTGA
- the rpsT gene encoding 30S ribosomal protein S20: MANIKSQIKRNKTNEKARLRNRAYKSELKTYVRKVRTAVAAGDADAAQSALQVAGRKLDKAASKGVIHKNQAANRKSGLAKLVAGVAA; the protein is encoded by the coding sequence GTGGCAAACATCAAGTCGCAGATCAAGCGCAACAAGACCAACGAGAAGGCCCGTCTGCGCAACCGTGCGTACAAGAGCGAGCTGAAGACCTACGTGCGCAAGGTGCGCACCGCCGTCGCCGCGGGCGACGCGGACGCCGCGCAGTCGGCCCTGCAGGTCGCCGGGCGCAAGCTCGACAAGGCCGCCTCGAAGGGCGTCATCCACAAGAACCAGGCCGCGAACCGCAAGTCCGGTCTCGCGAAGCTCGTCGCCGGCGTCGCCGCCTGA
- a CDS encoding type II toxin-antitoxin system PemK/MazF family toxin produces the protein MSLGSRLGSILTRAARSRTVRRAARDLGRSAADALRNGEANGSREGGHSPRGRTRDRADGSTGEHAVLRDRSSSPAPAITYAPSADGDADPGEIVWAWVHFEEDVHQGKDRPVLVLALEDASAGGADGSGQAVVALMLTSRDRGQGTHTDAHGATWVDIGTGSWDSQHRPSEVRVDRLLRIPASAVRREGARVDRDRFDAVVAEARRVHGWSA, from the coding sequence ATGTCCCTCGGCTCCCGACTCGGCTCGATCCTCACCCGCGCCGCCCGCTCCCGCACGGTGCGCCGGGCCGCGCGCGATCTCGGACGCAGCGCCGCTGACGCGCTGCGCAACGGCGAGGCGAACGGGTCCCGCGAGGGCGGGCACAGCCCACGCGGGCGCACCCGCGATCGGGCGGACGGCTCCACCGGCGAGCACGCGGTGCTGCGCGACCGCTCCTCCTCCCCCGCCCCGGCCATCACCTATGCGCCGAGCGCCGACGGGGACGCCGATCCCGGCGAGATCGTCTGGGCGTGGGTCCATTTCGAGGAGGACGTCCATCAGGGCAAGGACCGCCCCGTGCTCGTCCTCGCCCTCGAGGACGCGTCGGCGGGCGGCGCCGACGGCTCGGGGCAGGCGGTCGTCGCCCTCATGCTCACCTCGCGCGATCGCGGGCAGGGCACCCACACCGACGCCCACGGCGCGACCTGGGTCGACATCGGCACCGGGTCATGGGACTCCCAGCACCGCCCCTCCGAGGTGAGGGTGGACCGTCTCCTGAGGATCCCCGCCTCCGCGGTGCGCCGGGAGGGCGCACGCGTGGACCGCGACCGGTTCGACGCGGTCGTCGCCGAGGCCCGCCGGGTACACGGCTGGTCGGCCTGA